The Hoplias malabaricus isolate fHopMal1 chromosome 9, fHopMal1.hap1, whole genome shotgun sequence genome contains a region encoding:
- the guk1a gene encoding guanylate kinase isoform X2, with product MRKTSKEAVMVGPRPVVLSGPSGAGKSTLLKRLMKEYEGVFGFSVSHTTRKPRPGEENGKDYHYVSREVMKAGIENGEFIENAEFSGNMYGTSKAAVQDVQAQNLICILDIDMQGVKNIKRTDLNPIYISIQPPSMSVLEMRLRDRKTESEESLQKRLQAARVDLEISKEPGLFDVVIVNDDLDEAYVKLKGALLQEILKVKDSRKD from the exons tgatGGTTGGTCCGAGGCCGGTGGTACTGAGTGGTCCGTCAGGGGCAGGGAAGAGCACTCTGCTGAAAAGGTTGATGAAAGAATACGAAGGAGTCTTCGGCTTCAGCGTCTCAC ATACGACACGGAAGCCTCGTCCCGGAGAGGAGAACGGGaaag attatCACTATGTGAGCCGAGAGGTGATGAAGGCTGGGATTGAGAACGGGGAATTCATTGAAAATGCAGAGTTCTCAGGGAACATGTACGGAACCAG tAAAGCTGCGGTCCAGGACGTCCAGGCCCAGAATCTGATCTGCATCCTGGACATAGACATGCAGGGAGTGAAGAACATAAAGAGAACAGACCTCAACCCCATCTACATCTCCATCCAGCCTCCGTCCATGAGCGTCCTG GAGATGAGACTGAGGGACAGAAAAACCGAGAGCGAGGAAAGTCTTCAGAAACGTTTACAGGCAGCGAGAGTCGACCTGGAGATCA GTAAAGAGCCCGGTCTGTTTGACGTGGTCATCGTTAACGATGATCTGGACGAGGCGTACGTGAAGCTGAAGGGGGCTTTACTCCAG GAAATCCTGAAAGTTAAAGATTCCAGAAAAGATTAA
- the guk1a gene encoding guanylate kinase isoform X1: MLGRLLYRTFSVMVGPRPVVLSGPSGAGKSTLLKRLMKEYEGVFGFSVSHTTRKPRPGEENGKDYHYVSREVMKAGIENGEFIENAEFSGNMYGTSKAAVQDVQAQNLICILDIDMQGVKNIKRTDLNPIYISIQPPSMSVLEMRLRDRKTESEESLQKRLQAARVDLEISKEPGLFDVVIVNDDLDEAYVKLKGALLQEILKVKDSRKD, from the exons tgatGGTTGGTCCGAGGCCGGTGGTACTGAGTGGTCCGTCAGGGGCAGGGAAGAGCACTCTGCTGAAAAGGTTGATGAAAGAATACGAAGGAGTCTTCGGCTTCAGCGTCTCAC ATACGACACGGAAGCCTCGTCCCGGAGAGGAGAACGGGaaag attatCACTATGTGAGCCGAGAGGTGATGAAGGCTGGGATTGAGAACGGGGAATTCATTGAAAATGCAGAGTTCTCAGGGAACATGTACGGAACCAG tAAAGCTGCGGTCCAGGACGTCCAGGCCCAGAATCTGATCTGCATCCTGGACATAGACATGCAGGGAGTGAAGAACATAAAGAGAACAGACCTCAACCCCATCTACATCTCCATCCAGCCTCCGTCCATGAGCGTCCTG GAGATGAGACTGAGGGACAGAAAAACCGAGAGCGAGGAAAGTCTTCAGAAACGTTTACAGGCAGCGAGAGTCGACCTGGAGATCA GTAAAGAGCCCGGTCTGTTTGACGTGGTCATCGTTAACGATGATCTGGACGAGGCGTACGTGAAGCTGAAGGGGGCTTTACTCCAG GAAATCCTGAAAGTTAAAGATTCCAGAAAAGATTAA
- the guk1a gene encoding guanylate kinase isoform X3: MVGPRPVVLSGPSGAGKSTLLKRLMKEYEGVFGFSVSHTTRKPRPGEENGKDYHYVSREVMKAGIENGEFIENAEFSGNMYGTSKAAVQDVQAQNLICILDIDMQGVKNIKRTDLNPIYISIQPPSMSVLEMRLRDRKTESEESLQKRLQAARVDLEISKEPGLFDVVIVNDDLDEAYVKLKGALLQEILKVKDSRKD; this comes from the exons atGGTTGGTCCGAGGCCGGTGGTACTGAGTGGTCCGTCAGGGGCAGGGAAGAGCACTCTGCTGAAAAGGTTGATGAAAGAATACGAAGGAGTCTTCGGCTTCAGCGTCTCAC ATACGACACGGAAGCCTCGTCCCGGAGAGGAGAACGGGaaag attatCACTATGTGAGCCGAGAGGTGATGAAGGCTGGGATTGAGAACGGGGAATTCATTGAAAATGCAGAGTTCTCAGGGAACATGTACGGAACCAG tAAAGCTGCGGTCCAGGACGTCCAGGCCCAGAATCTGATCTGCATCCTGGACATAGACATGCAGGGAGTGAAGAACATAAAGAGAACAGACCTCAACCCCATCTACATCTCCATCCAGCCTCCGTCCATGAGCGTCCTG GAGATGAGACTGAGGGACAGAAAAACCGAGAGCGAGGAAAGTCTTCAGAAACGTTTACAGGCAGCGAGAGTCGACCTGGAGATCA GTAAAGAGCCCGGTCTGTTTGACGTGGTCATCGTTAACGATGATCTGGACGAGGCGTACGTGAAGCTGAAGGGGGCTTTACTCCAG GAAATCCTGAAAGTTAAAGATTCCAGAAAAGATTAA
- the pik3r3a gene encoding phosphoinositide-3-kinase, regulatory subunit 3a (gamma), with amino-acid sequence MASTEPFSYIEMNGGGTGAENQLLQKEALQTPTLLDAEWYWGAISREETSERMRDLPDGSFLVRDASSRIQGQYTLTLRKDNSTRLVRIVQCEGLCGFCEPLTFSSVPELISHHQQHSLAQYNPALDVTLTLPVSRHTQRQKTLQQCDSVVYDSCAERQESQEKTSVCRSRDECVLPNSETERTRQQLQERVCPERSEEEEEGDEGLRSLEESSWFVGNVSREDAELLLKGKPSGAFLIRSSSKKNCFACSVVVNDEVRHCVILHTPRGFGFSEPHDLHGSLKALVQHYHHTSLALHNTALDVRLSIPVHTHTHNTHTTHTPSVRS; translated from the exons ATGGCGTCCACTGAGCCATTCTCCTACATAGAGATGAATGGAGGTGGCACTGGAGCAG AGAACCAGCTGCTGCAGAAGGAAGCGCTGCAGACTCCCACCCTGCTGGACGCTGAGTGGTACTGGGGCGCCATTTCCAG gGAAGAGACgagtgagagaatgagggaTTTACCTGACGGATCTTTTCTGGTGAGAGACGCTTCCAGCAGAATCCAGGGACAATACACACTGACACTCAG GAAGGATAACTCCACTCGTCTGGTGAGGATAGTGCAGTGTGAGGGACTGTGTGGATTCTGTGAACCGTTGACCTTTAGTTCAGTTCCTGAGCTCATCTCCCATCACCAGCAGCACTCTCTCGCCCAGTACAACCCTGCCCTGGACGTCACACTGACGCTCCCCGTGTCTCGGCACACGCAG AGACAGAAAACGCTGCAGCAGTGCGACAGTGTTGTGTACGACAGCTGTGCAGAGAGACAG GAGAGTCAGGAGAAGACAAGTGTGTGTCGATCCAGAGACGAGTGTGTTCTGCCGAactcagaaacagagagaacacggcAGCAGCTGCAGGA gcgAGTGTGTCCAGAGCgctctgaggaggaggaggagggtgatGAAGGGCTGAGGAGTCTGGAGGAGTCCAGCTGGTTTGTGGGGAACGTGTCCCGGGAGGATGCGGAGCTGCTGTTGAAGGGGAAGCCGTCCGGAGCCTTCCTCATCCGCAGCAGCAGCAAGAAGAACTGCTTCGCCTGCTCCGTCGT tgtgAATGACGAGGTGAGACACTGTGTGATCCTACACACTCCTCGGGGGTTCGGATTCTCCGAGCCGCACGATCTTCACGGTTCTCTGAAGGCCCTGGTTCAGCACTATCACCACACCTCGCTCGCCCTGCACAACACAGCACTGGACGTCCGACTGTCCATccccgtacacacacacacacacaacacacacaccacgcacACTCCCTCTGTACgcagctga